The following coding sequences lie in one Puniceicoccaceae bacterium genomic window:
- a CDS encoding sulfotransferase: MELRHSILVTGSHRSGTTWVGRVLAMADGVRYVQEPFNRETNPALSGYRLQNMFAHARDEDAEQLRQRYLDFLSPQPKERLLLKDPIAIFSAPWIQDEYGAQVVCMVRHPAGFVSSLIKWQWEFHFGYFTSQPVLMDSFAPEIRAQIEHFAHQRQEPILQACLLWKVIYGWILGIEPKRRKWILLRYEDLARRPVPEFRRLYRKLNLRWSDAVKTGILEMSGEDKPAESDDPGFKARNARAMREVWTTRLQLEQVERIRQETDGVWQAYYSRRDWKVR, encoded by the coding sequence ATGGAGTTGCGGCATTCCATTTTGGTTACAGGTTCGCATCGCTCTGGCACCACCTGGGTTGGAAGAGTGCTGGCGATGGCGGATGGTGTGCGCTACGTGCAGGAACCCTTCAACCGGGAGACGAATCCGGCGCTTTCCGGCTACCGCCTGCAAAACATGTTTGCGCATGCGCGGGATGAGGATGCAGAGCAATTGCGACAGCGCTATTTGGATTTTCTCAGTCCACAACCGAAGGAACGCTTGTTGCTGAAGGATCCGATTGCGATTTTTTCGGCTCCGTGGATTCAGGATGAGTATGGTGCGCAGGTGGTGTGCATGGTGCGCCACCCGGCGGGATTTGTCAGCAGCCTGATCAAGTGGCAGTGGGAGTTTCACTTTGGCTATTTCACCTCCCAGCCCGTGCTGATGGACAGTTTTGCCCCTGAAATCCGGGCACAGATCGAACACTTCGCCCATCAACGTCAGGAACCCATTCTGCAAGCCTGTCTGTTGTGGAAGGTGATCTACGGATGGATCCTTGGAATCGAACCCAAGCGGCGCAAATGGATCCTGCTGCGTTATGAAGACCTCGCCAGGCGCCCGGTCCCCGAATTCAGACGCTTGTATCGCAAGTTGAACCTGCGATGGAGTGATGCTGTAAAAACTGGCATACTTGAGATGTCGGGCGAGGACAAACCCGCTGAGAGTGATGATCCCGGATTCAAGGCGCGCAACGCCCGCGCGATGCGGGAGGTCTGGACCACCCGCCTTCAGCTGGAGCAGGTCGAGCGTATCCGCCAGGAAACCGATGGAGTCTGGCAGGCCTACTACTCCCGGCGCGACTGGAAAGTGCGCTGA
- a CDS encoding response regulator has protein sequence METPIRALFVDDDTSLLNGLRRALYRKAREWDLQFVDSGQAALERMEQQPFEVIISDMRMPNMNGVELLKIVRERFPETVRFVLSGYSDRQMILDSIGLSHQFFAKPCDPEHLIHAIFLSTSLYRHLGNPTTQRIISTITDLPTPPPIYHEMTRELSKPEPSLEQLTGLIMKDAALSARVLQMVNSAFFGIGREVSSIEQATLFLGVENLRSLVLILSISNDAFKSLKSAFDLDLYTQHSIEVGATAQHIAKDLGWGRAQTQVAFTAGLLHDVGKLLMATHFQERYCDCDTFSLRVPCTAHTQECEDTCFGTNHALMGASLLALWGIPPNVINAITFHHKPQDDIVEGISLSTVVHVANAIVYLRKIPQGKKSTSSDALLNQNHLHSLGISDQIHKWIDLRPSN, from the coding sequence ATGGAAACTCCCATTCGTGCCCTCTTTGTTGACGACGATACCAGCCTGCTCAACGGCCTGCGTAGGGCCCTGTACCGCAAGGCGAGGGAATGGGATCTTCAGTTTGTCGATAGTGGTCAGGCTGCACTTGAGCGCATGGAGCAGCAACCCTTTGAGGTCATCATTTCAGACATGCGAATGCCGAACATGAATGGAGTCGAGCTGCTGAAGATTGTGCGAGAGCGCTTCCCCGAAACAGTGCGCTTTGTACTTTCGGGGTATTCGGATCGTCAGATGATTCTGGACTCGATTGGATTGAGTCATCAGTTTTTCGCAAAACCCTGCGACCCTGAACACCTCATCCACGCGATTTTTCTTTCCACTTCCCTCTACCGGCATCTGGGAAATCCGACCACGCAGCGCATCATTTCCACCATCACGGATTTACCCACACCTCCCCCGATCTATCATGAAATGACCCGGGAACTCAGCAAACCCGAACCCTCCCTCGAGCAGCTCACCGGACTCATCATGAAGGATGCTGCCCTCAGTGCACGTGTCCTGCAAATGGTCAACTCAGCCTTTTTTGGAATCGGCCGCGAAGTTTCAAGCATTGAACAGGCTACCCTCTTCCTCGGAGTGGAGAACCTGCGCTCACTCGTGCTGATCCTCAGCATTTCCAACGACGCATTCAAGAGCCTCAAATCCGCGTTTGATCTCGATCTCTACACACAGCACTCCATTGAGGTCGGGGCAACCGCGCAGCACATTGCGAAAGACCTTGGGTGGGGACGTGCGCAGACACAGGTTGCCTTTACCGCAGGGCTTCTTCATGATGTAGGAAAACTGTTGATGGCCACCCATTTCCAGGAGCGATACTGTGATTGCGACACCTTCTCCCTGCGTGTACCCTGCACCGCACATACACAGGAATGCGAGGACACCTGCTTTGGAACCAATCACGCACTCATGGGAGCATCACTACTTGCGCTTTGGGGCATCCCTCCCAATGTCATTAACGCGATTACCTTCCACCACAAACCACAGGACGATATCGTCGAGGGTATCTCCCTTTCCACGGTCGTGCATGTCGCCAACGCTATTGTCTATCTCCGAAAAATCCCGCAAGGCAAAAAATCGACTTCCTCTGATGCCCTGCTCAATCAGAACCACCTTCACTCGCTCGGGATCAGTGATCAGATCCATAAATGGATTGATCTCCGACCATCGAATTAA
- a CDS encoding HD domain-containing phosphohydrolase yields the protein MNIKARILCVDDESHVLDSFRRILRRDFDLNTATSGTDGLLLMEQNGPYAVVVSDFKMPGMDGVQFLTKAAEIAPDTVRIMLTGQADEMTAARAINDGRIFRFLNKPITSSEFLRCLQDGIRQYRLISAEKEVLEQTLKGSIEVMTEMLSLTNPLAFSRATHIQRKCRQLGEAFGLANLWRLEVAAMLSHLGYVAIPPMVLEKRSSGRQLTPQEFQMFEDVPGITQALIAHIPRLEPIATIIKSAFGGTPFSTIPMNDETAVATAILRAVVHLDEWLDKGYGRSEAFGKLHSNSDFYNISVLEQLKHLRDEQPSTRTRRLNIDQLRVGMVLNEAIRTEDGLTVAPAGFRVNDLIRQLLKNLKLQNAIPEMVDVLIEDKGN from the coding sequence ATGAATATCAAAGCCCGCATCCTCTGCGTCGATGATGAATCTCATGTTCTCGACAGCTTTCGCCGCATTCTTCGTCGCGATTTTGATCTCAACACTGCAACTTCGGGAACCGATGGCCTGCTGCTGATGGAGCAGAATGGCCCCTATGCCGTCGTGGTTTCCGATTTCAAAATGCCGGGAATGGATGGGGTGCAGTTTCTGACCAAAGCAGCCGAAATCGCTCCCGACACCGTGCGCATCATGCTCACGGGTCAGGCGGACGAAATGACCGCTGCACGCGCCATCAATGACGGGCGCATCTTTCGTTTTCTGAACAAGCCCATAACGAGTTCAGAATTCCTGCGTTGCCTGCAGGACGGCATCCGTCAGTACCGTTTGATTTCCGCAGAAAAGGAAGTGCTCGAACAGACTCTCAAGGGAAGCATTGAAGTCATGACCGAAATGCTTTCGCTCACCAACCCGCTCGCCTTCAGCCGCGCTACGCACATCCAGCGCAAATGTCGCCAGCTCGGTGAGGCATTTGGTCTGGCAAATCTCTGGCGGCTCGAAGTCGCCGCAATGCTCTCGCACCTCGGCTATGTGGCAATCCCTCCGATGGTATTGGAAAAACGCTCGAGCGGACGCCAACTCACTCCACAGGAGTTCCAGATGTTTGAGGATGTGCCCGGGATCACACAAGCGCTGATTGCTCACATTCCACGGCTCGAACCCATCGCAACCATCATTAAGAGTGCCTTTGGAGGAACTCCGTTCTCGACCATCCCCATGAACGATGAAACTGCAGTCGCCACGGCGATCCTGCGTGCCGTGGTGCATCTCGACGAATGGCTGGATAAAGGATACGGACGCAGCGAGGCCTTTGGCAAACTGCACTCCAACAGTGATTTTTATAACATCTCCGTACTCGAACAGCTCAAACACCTCAGGGATGAGCAGCCTAGCACAAGGACTCGGCGCCTCAACATCGACCAGCTGCGGGTGGGCATGGTGCTCAACGAGGCCATTCGCACCGAGGATGGTCTCACCGTCGCACCCGCTGGTTTTCGCGTCAACGACCTCATTCGGCAGTTGCTCAAGAATCTCAAGCTTCAGAACGCCATCCCCGAAATGGTCGATGTGCTCATCGAGGACAAAGGGAATTGA
- a CDS encoding glycosyltransferase produces MNLTIIICARDAESTIERAVATVLRETQCRLLLVDDGCRDSTVSRALALSEGRLQVVSTVSPGGIPQARQMGLDACDTEYAAWLDADDEWISGRANRIVEALENGADVYSEAIDLVDGESGSLLRRLEVPVFVRMESNPARLFERNYLPGDSQLGFRVAAFREAGGYDSETFGAESFDILLRAIARGASFAFGDKVGYRMVAYPNSVSRNLMRQRASLANALKKHDYEAVRGLCVQAGQPERVAAWVLVSMAVFRGEMQVALRFLDEASPVDADPDEVLEPNGPVPLCEGWRRAFQRGTCLALLGGRDDEAEAELGRAACLKGSAEVLNNRGVVFARMGRIAEANACWMEALRVYPGYADAKKNLNNPQIGCITTHPLRRQPSRSEYG; encoded by the coding sequence ATGAACCTCACTATCATCATCTGTGCCCGTGATGCGGAATCCACCATTGAGCGTGCAGTCGCTACGGTGCTGCGTGAAACGCAATGTCGACTGTTGTTGGTTGATGACGGGTGCCGGGATTCTACAGTTTCACGTGCGCTTGCGTTGTCGGAAGGGCGATTGCAGGTGGTGAGCACAGTCTCGCCAGGAGGCATCCCGCAAGCGCGGCAGATGGGCTTGGATGCGTGTGATACCGAGTATGCGGCGTGGCTTGATGCCGATGATGAATGGATTTCGGGACGTGCGAACCGCATAGTTGAGGCACTGGAGAACGGAGCGGACGTCTACAGCGAGGCGATTGATCTGGTGGATGGTGAAAGCGGAAGTCTCTTGCGACGGCTTGAGGTTCCCGTATTTGTGAGAATGGAGTCCAATCCGGCCCGTTTGTTTGAACGCAATTACCTGCCGGGGGATTCGCAGTTGGGATTTCGTGTGGCAGCATTTCGTGAAGCGGGTGGCTACGATTCGGAGACCTTTGGTGCAGAGAGTTTTGATATCTTGCTTCGAGCCATTGCTCGCGGAGCGAGCTTTGCCTTTGGAGATAAGGTGGGATATCGCATGGTTGCGTATCCCAACAGCGTTTCACGCAACCTGATGCGCCAGCGTGCGTCCCTGGCCAACGCCCTGAAAAAGCATGACTATGAAGCGGTGCGTGGCTTGTGTGTGCAAGCTGGGCAACCGGAACGTGTGGCTGCGTGGGTGCTCGTGTCCATGGCGGTGTTTCGTGGGGAAATGCAGGTAGCGTTGCGCTTCCTGGATGAGGCTTCACCTGTCGATGCAGACCCGGATGAAGTGCTCGAGCCGAATGGACCAGTTCCGCTCTGTGAAGGTTGGCGACGCGCGTTCCAGCGTGGTACTTGCCTTGCACTGCTCGGGGGACGGGATGATGAGGCTGAAGCGGAATTGGGACGAGCAGCGTGCCTCAAAGGCAGTGCCGAGGTGCTCAACAACCGGGGTGTCGTATTTGCAAGAATGGGCAGGATTGCTGAGGCAAATGCTTGTTGGATGGAGGCATTGCGCGTGTACCCAGGATATGCGGATGCCAAAAAGAATTTAAACAATCCCCAGATTGGCTGCATCACCACCCACCCGCTTCGGCGGCAGCCGAGCCGTTCGGAGTATGGATGA
- a CDS encoding FkbM family methyltransferase, whose protein sequence is MNYYGQKKQDQWVIEEVFGFRRDGYFVDVAASDGITNSNTLTLERDLGWNGIAVEANQSYFEKLTQNRTCKCVQACVDECERLVDFLPNGELGGIVAPDTDNNAVFRQDLIRQWEEKQHVVRLRTRTLASILDECGAPEVIDYLSLDIEGAETRIMRSFPFARYRFLALTIERPVPELNNILFGNGYVFVRNVEFDSFYVHETCPGLDSLAREPFVQVPAKDW, encoded by the coding sequence ATGAATTATTACGGACAGAAAAAGCAGGATCAATGGGTGATTGAGGAAGTTTTTGGTTTTCGCAGGGATGGTTATTTTGTGGATGTCGCTGCATCAGATGGTATTACCAACAGCAACACGCTTACGCTCGAAAGAGACTTGGGCTGGAACGGCATAGCCGTAGAGGCAAATCAGAGTTATTTTGAGAAACTGACACAAAATCGTACTTGCAAGTGTGTGCAAGCATGTGTGGATGAATGCGAAAGACTGGTAGACTTTTTGCCGAACGGAGAACTCGGTGGAATTGTGGCACCGGACACCGATAATAATGCGGTGTTTCGTCAAGATCTCATCAGGCAATGGGAGGAAAAACAGCATGTGGTTCGTCTGAGAACTCGAACACTTGCATCGATTCTGGATGAATGTGGTGCTCCTGAGGTGATCGATTACCTCAGTCTTGATATTGAAGGTGCAGAGACTCGCATCATGCGTTCCTTTCCATTCGCAAGATATCGATTTCTAGCTCTCACGATAGAAAGACCGGTTCCGGAGTTGAACAATATTCTTTTTGGAAACGGATATGTGTTTGTTCGAAATGTCGAGTTTGACAGCTTTTATGTGCACGAGACTTGTCCAGGATTGGATTCATTGGCACGGGAACCATTCGTTCAAGTTCCTGCAAAGGACTGGTAA